The Paenibacillus swuensis genome contains the following window.
CATGATCACTGGAAAGAATCGGAATAGCATGATTACCATAGGGTTAGCCGGATGGGGAGATCACCCCGAATTATATCCTGCGGGTATCGGAGCTAAACACAAACTGCATACATACAGCGGTCACTTTCCGGTGGTGGAGGTGGATAGCTCTTTCTATGCGATTCCTTCAATAGAGCAATACGCCAAATGGGATGAAGCTACACCGGAAGGATTTTCTTTCGTCGTTAAAGCTTTTCAAGGGATGACAGGTCACTTGCGAGGACCCAATCCGTTCTCGGGAAATGATGAGATGTATGATTATTTCAAAAGTACACTTGAGCCACTTCGGAAGTCGGACAAACTAAAGGCGGTTCTGTTCCAGTTTCCGCCATGGTTTGACTGCTCCAAACCGAATGTGGCTTTACTTCGCGCCGCCAGGGATCGAATGGGTGACGTTCCGGTCGCGTTAGAATTCCGACATCAGAGCTGGTTTAC
Protein-coding sequences here:
- a CDS encoding DUF72 domain-containing protein; this encodes MITIGLAGWGDHPELYPAGIGAKHKLHTYSGHFPVVEVDSSFYAIPSIEQYAKWDEATPEGFSFVVKAFQGMTGHLRGPNPFSGNDEMYDYFKSTLEPLRKSDKLKAVLFQFPPWFDCSKPNVALLRAARDRMGDVPVALEFRHQSWFTADMKDKTLDYMRQDGWIHSICDEPQAGMGSIPIVPVATDEGLSIVRFHGRNVQGWNSSGSPDWRDVRYLYRYSDEELVEWKGIIENLEKTCCEVCVIFNNNSGGDASDNAKQLQQLLDLEWQGLAPRQLDLF